The genomic stretch GGGAGGAAGTCTTGCCCTGGTCTCGTGGCCTCCTCACAGGCTTCAGGGCTTTTGTTGGTCCAGGAGGGCTGCTGAGGGTGCTGAGGGGCCTTGGGGTGAGGTGTTAGTCTcctagaaattaattttcttggTGCTGGAGGCTAGCAGTCCcaaatcaagatgttggcaggaCTGTTCTCCCTCTGAAACCTGTAGGCGAGAATCCCCTCTTAGTTTCTGGGGGCTTCTGGCATTGTTTGTGTCCTTGGCTGGTGGCAAGGTGGTTCCCAAGGCTTTacgttttctttttctactctgtgTGTACTTTTCTTTTACAGAGAAGCTCTGGGTTTAGAGTGCAGGGAGGGCTTCTCTCTATTCTTACCTTAATTACACCTGCAGAGACCCTgtttccaaacaaggtcacatgCTGAGGTTCCAGGTGACATGAATTTGGGGCGACTCCTTTCCATCTGAGGGGAGATTTTGGAAAGGGTTGGGGACAGAGAGATACGCAGGAAACCAGAACTGGGGGCGCTCGGCGGTGCCCAGGGGCGTTGCAGAGGGCACACCTAGGTAGGGTTCGAGGACACCCACCTGGAAGTGACCGCGGGACACGGGGCGAGCAGAGTGCCCCTCCGGGGGCTGGGGCTTCTTGGCGGCATCCGAGGATGCTTGGCATAAAAGTGTGGCTTCAAGTCACCGGACGGAGGATCTGGGCCCCGTGGGGCAGGGCTGACACCGCCCGGGTCCCCGGGAGGCGGGGCCGCAGGAGGGCGGGGCCCGGGCCGGAGGGTGGCCTCGCCCCGTCAGGCACCATCCCGGGCgcgcgggcggggcggggtcgGGGCCCGCGCGCTGACCCGCCGCCCTCCCCGCAGTACGGCATCAAGAAGAAGGAGGAGCGCGAGGCCGAGGCCCAGGCCGCCCTGGAGGCCAACTCGGAGGGCAGCCTGACGAGGCCCAAGAAGGCCATCCCGCCGGGCTGCGGGGACGCGGCGGAGGAGGAGGACGAGAGCATCCTGGACACGGTCATCAAGTACCTGCCTGGGCCGCTGCAGGACATTTTCAAGAAGTAGCGCCCGGGCTGAACAGCAGCCCGCCCCGCGCCCACCCCGGTCCCGCCCTCCGCGAGGCCCCCGAAGAGCCGCCGGGAGCAGAACGCAGCCCCCCACGCCGATATAAGCCATAGCCCTAGGTCCATCCGCCCCGTTGCCCCCTCGCGCCTCGGGAGTCTCCGCCCACCTCGCAGCCCACCCGCTCCCAGAGCCGCCCCCGCCACCGACGGAGGCGCGCCCGGCCCCCCGCGGCTGCTGCCTTCTGTGCCCTTCGGGCAGCGGGCGCCCTGGACTCGCCCCCGGACCCCGGAAGCCCCTCTCGCTCCGCCCGCTCCGCCCACCCAGCAGCGCCCACGGCCAGGACCACCGCAAGGGTCCGCGTTGGTGGGCGCCTGCTGAGCCCGACTCAGGAGCACAGCCATAGTAGGGGGTGCGCTTGGGAgcccgggcgggggtggggggcgagcCGCAGGCGCCTGGGGCTCCCCCCGCAGGCTTCGGCCGGGACGCCCGGCCTAAGCTCCCCACCCCTCACGCTCGGGTTGCTGAGCCTGCCTGTCCTGGTGGCCTGGCTGCCGCCGCTCTCCATGTCGCCCTTATCCTCTTCATCCGCCTGTCTGTCCCGGCCGAAGCCTCTGGAAGGCTGAGCTTCGGGGCCGGTTCTCGCAAAGGGAGGCAAAGCAATAGGCTGGGAGACCCTCTCTGACCTCTCTCCCCGCCACCCCAGAGTCCGCGGGCCCAGGGAACCCATCCCTTTCCCTGGCCGCTGCCTCCTGTCCCTCCGAGgctgctggggctgggggtgcgTGCAGCCTCTGGGCACCCGCAGCTTCACTCAGAACAGGGAGGCGGCCCGGAGCCCGGGGCCGAGCGCTGCGCGCCGGCCGGACTGTGTAGCCCGGAAGACCAGCCCCGACCCTCAGCCGCCTCCGCCCTGCAGGCCCTCGAGGGGGCGTCCCAGCCGCCCGCCCAGCCGGCTCCCCAGAAGCGGCCGTGGGCCTCCCAGCGCTCCCCCGCCCTCCTCCTTTAATTTGCATCACAATATGTTGAATCTCAGGTAAATGAGGTCTTCTGTCTGTGAGGAGTTTTATCTTGACAGAAAGCTTGTCACCTGGGTCCCCAGGGCCCTTTCTGTCCACAGAAATGTTCATCCTGTCCAGTGTCCGGGCCAGGGGCGCGGCCTCCCCCTCTCCTTAGAGAAGCCATATGACTAGACGGCAATACTGGCCCCTGGCGCCCTTGTCCCCCGCCGTCCACCGTCCCGTGGTCCCGCCGCCCACCCTGCGCCCCGGCCCCTCCGGGCTCCGCGTCTGTTTCTAATGCCTGTCTCCACACTTTAAAAAGCCAGCTCTGAGCAGTCCGGGCCTCCTCTGGTAGAAACTCGCATCCCATCCTCAGCGCGCGGGGCGCCCTCGCGCCGAGCTTAGTACAGCCGTGGGCGCCCTCTGTCCGTCTGTCCCGACGCCCGCGCCTCCGCCTGCATGTCGGGGCCGCTGCCTGTGTTCTCTCCGGATGGAACCACAGCCAATAAACTCCACAGTGATTTCACGCCTGTGGCCATTGCCTCTGGAGTCCGTTCCCTGGGAGGCGATGGGGGCGGGGTCCCGGCGGGAGGGCAGAGCCCGGCCAGCTGCCGCGCTCCCTTTGGGCTCTGCCGCTTGGCCCCGTGCCCTGCCAGACGGGAGCACCTTTTCCTTTCGCCGAGGCCGAGGCAGAGCTCCTGCCACCTCAGACACACACATCCGGCCCTTTCTCCCTGAGGTCCTCCGGGCCAGGGTCGTCTCCACCTGAAATGCAGCCCGTCCCTCAGTGCCCCctaccccaggcctcctgcaccgAACGCCCTGGGCCGCGGGCCCAGGTCTCTCCGTGCTGGCCATACCTTGGGCCCAGTGAGAGGCCTCTGCGTCCTGTCCGTGGAGGCTGAGGCCTGACGAGATGCCTGCGGGAACCGCTGGCTCTGTGAGCCTGACCCCGAGAGGCCGTGGCCACTTGTGTCCCCAGAGTGGCCCTGTTTGACATCCATACCTGGGCCTTCTATCCAGGAGGAGGGTACCTGTGACCCTCCTCACACTGCTGGGTGAGGAGAATGCATGGGCACCTTCCAGCAAAACCTGCCCAGTCTCAGCAAAAGAAATGCCacactcccccctccccacccagctgtGCCCAGAATACTGCCCTGGGCCCACTGCCCCTTTGCCTCTACCTCAGAACGGGGACAGAAGCCTTTGTAGCCAGCTCTGGCTTTGGGATCTGCAAGCCACCATCCCCAGCATGGCTGGTCTCAGTAGGGCACCCCAAAGGGCCCCCTCCATCAGCCTCCACTCCCCCACCTCTATCCTCCTCCTCCCGACCCCCAACCTGGCCTGGACTCATCTTGGTCCTAAGCAATGACTCAGATGTGCTGGTCACCTGAGTTGCCTTCCCTGGGAACCCCAGGCAGCCCTTCCCCAGTGCCTGGTGGGGCAGACCCCTTGGTCCTCCTGAGGACTCCGGGGAGAGGCGCTCGCTCACTCCAGGTTGCTGAGCCCCTGTGACGTGCAGAGCTCCTCTAGAGCCTGGGGTAGTGGAGGTCCTTCTTCCTGGGACTGACTGCTCCGACGGCAGGAGACAAATGATGAACACGTAGGTGGTGAGTTCcttctgaggaaactgaggaggaTAAGGGGCAGAGAGGATGGTGAGAGTGGTTATTTCACCTCTGAGGAGGTGAGGTGCGCAGACAGACCCCAAGGAAGAGAGGAGAAGCCCTATGGGACCCAGGCAGGAACAGCAGTGCCAGGGCCCCGAGTCAGGAGCTGGCTGAGCATTTCAGAGTGGCCATGGGGACTCCGGCTGACCGCGGCCTTTCCGCTGGGCTTGCTTTAGGACCACGCCGCCTCTTCTGGAGTCCCTTTCCTTTCAGGACATTTAGCTCCGTTTTGACAAAGCAGAGCACGCTTTGATACCTGCCCCTCCAGAGCTGTCCACTCTGCGGGCAGCCAGCCCCGGGCAGCGCTCTGCTTGGATTTGCTGCCTCTCCTCCTTCGAGTCATCAGCCACTTACTATCAAGGCTCTCAGGGCACATTTTTAAAGATCTGGCAGTTAAGGGCCATTTTGTCTAGTTCTGCTAATCCGCAGCGAGACGATCCTGCTGTCCGCAGTCGCAGCCAGCGGGGCTCGGTGAACCCTGGGTCTGGGCCACCTGTCCACTCAATTTGGAATCTGCTGCACTCCTGCCTCAGGCGGTTCCCGTCAGGTCTGAAAGGAGGGGTAGCCTCTGGGGTGAAGGCTGGGTCCTTGGAGCCGGGCTAGCACTTGGCCGAGGGGCGGGGTTGAGGGGTCGAACCGAGGGGGCAGGTTTGGGCAGAACTCGGGGCGGTGGTCGGGATGGGATCGGGGTGAGAGTCAGGCTGGGCCGGGCTGTGGGGCCGAGCCGGGAGCGGGACTGGGGATGGGCTCGGGCTGCGTCAGTGCCTGGCCAGTGTCGGTCAACGTCTACGCGGTCCGGAGGGTGGAAAGGTCTCAAGGCAGGACCTAGAGCCACTCGAACTGGTGCGAAGTCCTGGCGCctgggccccgcccctcccctctgctcctcccctcccatccctaggcccctcccctcccatccccaggcccctcccatccctagccccctcccatccccagGCCCCTCCCATCCCTAGGCCCCTCCCATCCCCAGGCCCCTCCCATCCCTAGGCCCCGCTCCTCCTCGCCCCTGGCTGTCCTGAGCCAATCAGCGAGTGCCGGGTAAGGCCGCTGCGATTGGCTCCGAGAGGGTCACGTGCCAGAAGCCTGGCTAATCCGAGCCCCCGAAACCAGAAAGCCGGAAGGGCGGCCCGCGGAAGGTCGGGGCGGGCGTTTGGGCTCGGGATCGCTCGCTGGGCCGGGCTGACCGAGTGAAGAGTGGAACTTCCGTGTCCCACGGACCGCCTGTTGGAGGGCGGGCAGCGGGGTCTAGGCGGGGCCCTGACCCAGGGCCCAGTAATTCCGGCGCTGGAGACACACGCCCGGCCTGGCCCACACAGCTTGTCCAGGGACCGACGGCAGAGCATCTCCACCCTCGCCCCGGGAGCTGAAGCTGCTCTCGGCGGACTCATCCCTCCCGCGCACCGGCCCTGCTCCCTAAACTGACCGCCCTCCGCCCAGGTGAGGGTGTAGGGCCTGGTGGTCCCACGCTGGGTAAGCGGAGGTCTGCACTTGTCTGGCTCCAGTCCAAAGGCTcggaaaagagtcggatacgacaaAAGCGACTTAGAACGCACGCACGTACTTCAGGACAGACCCCGTGGGGGAAGGACCACAAAATGGTCCCTGCGGCACCGTGGGAGCTGGAGctgaggagggggctgggggtgccCGAGCCTCCAGTGGCAGTGCTGGCCAGTTGGTGGGTCATCACTCTGTCGCCTGATGCTTGGGGAAGAACCAGAGCCCCAGGCACCTAGAACCCTTGCTGTCACATCACTTGTCGCGGAGGGTGAAGCCTGCTGGTGTCCTAGAGCCCCCGCTCAGGGCTGATCATCAGCCCCCAGGCCCCGCTGGTGCCCAGAGTGACTTTTCTCAGCCCCAGAGGATGAGGCATGGGAGTTGAAGTGTTTGATTTCTGCAAAATAAACACTGTTTCTTGCATGCTTGAGTGAGTGCATTGAGGTTTATGCTGTGGAGAGGGCAAAGGTCTGTGCCAGGAAAGAGAAGGGCCTGGCCTGGCTGGGGAAAGGCCTGGAGGCCCGGATGGGACAGGGTGAGACCTTGGCAGCAGCCCCTGGCTGCTGCCCTGCTGCTGGAGGAGACCCGGGGCTGGGGGAGATCTGGGCACACTCCTGCCATTCCTTCTCCCTGGCACTCTTCAAAGGGCCCAGTGTTAAGATGGCTTCTTGGAAAGACAAATCCTAATGGGTTGTTGACTGGCCTTTGAGCCCACCCCAAGCACTGACCCTTAATCTACTTCAGTCTGCGGTTTCTACTGGCAGTTGAGTGGAACTGCTCCAACAAGAGCTCACCCACAAGGAGGGCCCTGGGCCCCGTGTCCAGGCAGTCAAAACTCTGATCTTCTCAAAGGAATCCTAGATTCTAGGTCAGTCAGCTGGAAGTCGGCCTCTAGCCACACATATCCACCAGGCCCTGACCATGGGGCCCAAGCAAGGTGGGACATGCCCCGTCacacctcccagcccctccctcagCCACTCAGGACTGGGGCCGTGCCTGGCTGGAACTCCAGGCTCAGACAGCAGATGGACACTCCTCACAGGCCTCTCTCCTACAACTAATTCTCATATAGTGAGTGGCGATAAAGTTCCGTGAGTGAGCACAGTTCACCAAACGGGAGGAATTTGCTGGTGGCTGGGACAGGAAAtgtacaagatgagcctggaaaTGAGGAAATGCTCCAGGATGACACGTGGGAGAAAGGGACTTGGCCGCCACCGACTCAGCCCCAAACCCAGTCCAGTGCGAGCAAAGTTGTGCTGGAGTGTAACCGTCGAGTCCACACTGGGGTACGTGATTTAGCACTTGAGTGTGGGGAAGACACAACTCCCGTGCAGATGGGTCCACACAGGAGGTGGAGCAAACGCCCCACTCTTCCGGTGTGGGCTCCACACAGCGACGTTCTGCCAGAGGACACAGCCTGGAACACATGGGGAAGCCGGACAGACCGCCACCTCCAGAGGCCCCAGGTCCCAGGGGCCCCAGGTCACAGTGGGTCATGTTGGCTGCAGGCGCCCATGTTGTGACGGGAGAGGAAGCCTACTTCTGGGCCCTCCTCCCCCAGCACACACCCCAGCCTAACCCTGGAGAAAGCACCAGACTAACCGCGTCCACAAAACACCGGGCCAGCAGTCCTCCAAACTCAACGTCGTCAAAAACAAGAAATGGCTGAGGAACTGTCATAGCCCAGAGGAGCCTAAGGGGACGTGCCGACGAATATGATGCGATGACCAGGACCCTGAGGTGCCTTTCTGGGACAGCCCCCCCCCCAcaatgtcctctgcctgcctcttgtctgtagaaaaacttcaGCCTCCAAACCCtcccctgagttccaaagaatacattTAATTAGAGAAGTAAGAAAATGCGGAAACAAAaatagtcaagcaagacaaagtaACAATAGTTGAGCCACTAAACAAAGTCAAGCATCTTTAGTTCCTTCTGGAGAGCTGTGATACTATTCTGAGTTATGTCCTTGAGCTGTCTTGCTGATACTGACACCACGGAGACACCAGACCAGGTGGAATCGGAAGATTATGTTGGTTTCCGATTATCTtagccaatcagaagaatgtccaccaGTAGATGGAGAGCTCAACAACCCTTCTTCCTCACCCTGTCTTCAAAAACCCTTTCCTGAAACACTGGGGAGATCAGGCCTCCGAAGCATCAGCGGCCCTGGACTCCTTGCTTTGTTGTCGTTcgggcgctcagttgtgtctgactctgcaaccccatggactgcagcacgtcacgcttccctgtccattaccaactcccggagtttacccaaactcatgtccattgagtcagtgatgccatccaaccatctcatcctctgccatccccttctccttctgccttcaatctcccagcatcaaggtcttttccaatgagtcagctcttcgcatcaggtggccaaagtattggagtttcagcttcagcatcagtccttccaatgaatattcagggctgacttcctttaggatggactagatggatctccttggagtccaagggggctctcaagagtcttctccaacaccacagttgaaaagcatcaattcttcggcactcagctttctatatagtccaactctcacatccatggagaaggaaatggcaacccactccactattcttgcctggagaatcctagggacagaggagcctgtggggctacagtccatggggctgcaaagagtcggatgcaactgagtgataactcacatccatacatgaccactggaaaaaccatagccttgactagatggaactttgttggcaaagtaatgtctctgctttttaatatactatctaggttggtcataacttttcgtccaaggagcaagtgttttttaaatttcatggctgcagtcaccatctgcagtgattttggagccccagaataaagtctgtcactgtttccactgtttccccatctatttgccatgaagtgatgggaccagatgccatgatcttagttttttgaatgttgagttttaagccaactttttcactctcctctttcactttcatcaagaggctctttagttcttccttgctttctgccgtaagggtggtgttgtctgcatatctaaggttattgatatttctcccggcaatcttgatttcagcttgtgcttcatccagcccagcgtttctcatgatatactctgcatataagttaaataagctgggtgacaatacacagccttggcgtacccctttcccaatttggaatcagtttgttgttccatgtccagttctaactgttgcttcctgacctgaatacagatttctcaagaggtaggtcaggtggtctggtattcccatctcttgaagaatttccacagttggttgtgatccacacagcattagtcatttcaatgaatattcaggattgatttcctttaggattgactggtttgatctccgtgctgtccaagggactctgcaagagtcttttccagtaccacagttcaaaagcatcaattctttggtgctcggcatTGCAATAAATTCTGCACTTTGCTTCAGCACCACCTGGTGTCAGTAAACTGGTTTTACTGTGTGCAGGCGAGTGGACCCAAGTTTGGCTCCGTAACAATATCCTGGAtaagatcctggaacagaaagacATCAAGGAAAACGGCTAAGGAAATCTGAGCACAGAATGGACTTTAGTACCAGACAGTGGAAGATGTTTACAGGTGGGGAGCCTAGGGGTGGGATGTAGAGAACACTGCATTAGCCTCATAATTTTCCTGTAAATCTAAATCTGCTCTAAAACTTTACTTTAAAAAGGTATAATCCAGTTCAGTTAACACTAATCCCAGCCCTTTACTGAAAGACCCAGGAGAGGGAAGTTCGGGTTCAGCCCAGAGCCCAGGTCACATGACCGCAGAGCCTCAGCCAGGTGGGCACACGGGCAGTCCCGGGCACCTTCCCGGCCGAGTCGCCTCTCTCCCCATTGCCGCTATGCAAGGGACCATGTGACCAGGAGGCTCTGGAGCTGTGGCCTTGGGGGTGATGCTGCCCCTGCTCCGCCCCATGGGGTGAATTGGGCTGGGTGGCCTGAGGCCATCCCGGTCAGAGCAGGTTCATCTGATGGCTCTAGCCCATCTGGCTCCTGCCTGGCCCCTGCCAACCTCTCAGGACACTGAGATGTTCATGGTCCTCGAaagcccagcagccttcctgcCTGATGCAGAAGAGAAAGCAAACCAGCCTCAGAGATAGGGAGAGAGCAGAGCCTTGCCTGTGTCTCAGCTGGAAGCTGGTTCCAAACAGAGCCAGCCAAAGAGGAGCTGAACCGGGGGTGGAGGGGCAGCCGTGCTACCAGCAAGCAGAGTAAACGCGGCCCTGAGCCTCccctggaagaaaaagaagagacgcAACAGCAGGAACGGGAATGCACTCGCCGTCAAAGTCTGCGGAAGCGCATTCCACACATCTCTTCAGTAGCAAGCAGAACACAGAAGCAGCAGCTGAGGTCAGGAAAAGATGCAGACGATTCCGACAGTGCACTCAGAGAATGTGGCCTGCTGGACACACACCGAACTTTGCACTCAACTGAAACCACAGATAAACACGGGCACTTTTCAAGCTCCATGAATATTTACGAACATTGACTGCCGACTAGGTCACAGAACCAGTCCCAGCGAGTCATGGGACTGGCACAGAACAGGACACGGGGGAGAATGCCCTGGCGGTTAGGGGTCGGGTTCCGGGCTTACACTGGCAGAGGCCCTCAGTCTGGGGCAGCAGGGAGCCGAGTGGGGACTAAGACCCCATAACTGCCCAGCGTGACCAAAAAGCACATGGTCTCACCTCAGGGCACCTGGTATAAGACTGAAAATAAAGAGAGACTCAGAGGCCTCCCTGTTTGGAAAATAAACCTCTGAATTATCCACAGGACAGCTgcgttcagtttagttcagtcactcagtcctgtccaactctctgggaccccacggactgcagcacaccaagcctccctgttcctcaccaacgcccggagcttgctcaaactcaaagtcagtgatgctatccaaccatctcatcctctgttgtccccttctcctgccttcaatctttcccaggatcatggtcttttcaaatgagtcagctcatctgGTGGCCAaggtgttggagtttcagcttcagcatcagtccttccaatgaatattcaggactgatttcctttaggatggactggttggatctccttgcagcccaaaggactctcaaaagactCTTTTTgaaccgcagttcaaaagcatcaattcttcagggctcagctttcttcacagttcaactctcgcatccacacccgaccactggaaaaaccacagctttgactagaaggacctttgtcggcaaagtaatgtctctgctttttaatgtgctgtctagctttgtcatagctttccttccaaggagcaagcaccttttaaattcatggctgcagtcagcatctgcagtgattttggagctgaaaaaaatgaagtctgtcactgtctccactgtttccccatccatttgccatgaagtgatgggaccggatgccatgaactcagttttctgaatgttgagctttaagccaacttttctttcactttcattaagaggctctttagttcttctttgctttctgccataagggtggtgtcatctgcatatttaagttattgatatttctcttggcaaccttgattccagcttgtgcttcacccagcattttgcatgatgcactctgcatataaggtaaataagcacagtgacgatatacagccttgacgtcctcctttcccgatttggaaccagtctgttgttccatgtccagttctaactgttgcttcttgacctgcatacagatttctcaggaggcaggtaaggtggtctggtattcccatctttgaagaattttccacattttgttgtgatccacacagtcaaaggctttggcacagtcagtgaagcagaagtagatgtttttctggaactctcttgctttttctatgatccaacgaatgttggcaatttgacctctggttcctctgccttttctaaattcagcttgaacatctggaagttcacggttcacatactgttgaagcctggcttggagaatattgagcattactttgctagcgtgtgagatgagtgcaactgtgcagtagtttgagcattctttgggactggaatgaaaactgaccttttccagtcctgtggccaccactgagtgtccaaatttgctggcatattgagtgcagcactttcacagcatcatctttaggatttgaaaaagctcaactggaattccattacctccactagctttgttcatagtgatgcttcctaaggcccacttgatttcacactccagaatgtctggctctcggtgagcgatcacaccatcgtggttatctgggtcgtgaagatctattttgtacagttcttctgtgtgttcttgccacctcttcttaatatcttctgcttctgttcggtccatactattctgtcctttattgtgcccatttttgcaaaaaatgttcccttggtatctctaattttcttgaagagatctctagtctttcccattctattgttttcctctatttctttgcattgatctctgaggaaggctttcttatctctcactggtattctttggaactctgctttcagatgggaatatctttccttttttcctttgcctttagcttgtcttcttttctcagctatttgtaaggcctcctcagacaaccattttgcctttttgcattcctttttcttggggatggtcttgatccctgcctcctgtacaatgtcatgaacatccGTCCAGAGTTCTTCACAcactccatcagatctaatcccttgaatccgtCACTTCCATTGCATAagcctaagggatttgatttaggtcatacctgaatggtctagtggttttccctactttcttcaatttaagtctgaatttgggactaaggagctcatgatctgagccacagtcagctcctggtcttgtttttgctgactgtatagagcttctccatctttggctgcaaagaatataatcaatctgatttgagtattgaccatctggtgatgtccatgtgtagaatcatctcttttgttgttggaagagggtgtttgatgTGACAAgtatattctcttggcaaaactctgttagcctttgccctgctccgttctgtactccaaggccagacttgcctgttactccctggtggctcagacggtaaagcgtctgcctggaatgcgggagacccgggttcgatccctgggtcgggaagatcccctggagaaggaaatggcaacccactccagtactcctgcctggagaatcccatggagggaggagcctggtgggctgcagtccacggggtcgcgaagagtcggacccgacgGAGCGGCTTTACCTTCCTTTCCACCTTCAGGCACCTCTCAACTTCCTGCTTCTTCATTCCAGCCCCCTGTAGTGGAAAGCACATCTTTCTGGGATGTtcgttccagaaggtcttgtaggtcttcataga from Capricornis sumatraensis isolate serow.1 chromosome 7, serow.2, whole genome shotgun sequence encodes the following:
- the CPLX1 gene encoding complexin-1, with translation MLKRAPGGATKDMGKMLGGDEEKDPDAAKKEEERREALRQEEEERKAKYAKMEAEREAVRQGIRDKYGIKKKEEREAEAQAALEANSEGSLTRPKKAIPPGCGDAAEEEDESILDTVIKYLPGPLQDIFKK